The Hevea brasiliensis isolate MT/VB/25A 57/8 chromosome 1, ASM3005281v1, whole genome shotgun sequence genome has a window encoding:
- the LOC110649809 gene encoding probable 2-oxoglutarate-dependent dioxygenase AOP1, with protein sequence MGSEGSISLPVIDFSFSELRPGSPPWDLVKSQVGKAAAEYGCFQALFNKIPRDLRNAMNGAMEEMLQLPLENKRRNVSEKPYHGYLGPTSARSSIFESLGIVEPSIYDMVENFTNVLWPEGNIKISKTVHLFSEPVLELGQMVRRMIVESLGVEKYLDEHINSTYNLLRVAKYEAPQTTEKKTGLMAHTDKNITSILYQNEVDGLEIQTKDGEWIPVKLSPDSFLIIIGESFNAWTNGRLYSPYHRVMLSGSKTRYSAAFFSVPKEGYIIKALEELVDEDHPLLYKPFDYSDYLNRRFADDGKSKSIPALKNYFGNGI encoded by the exons ATGGGCTCTGAAGGCTCTATTAGTCTTCCAGTGATTGATTTCTCTTTCTCAGAATTAAGGCCAGGTTCTCCCCCCTGGGACTTGGTGAAATCCCAAGTCGGAAAAGCCGCTGCGGAGTATGGTTGCTTCCAGGCTTTGTTCAACAAAATTCCTCGAGACCTTCGAAACGCAATGAATGGAGCAATGGAAGAGATGTTGCAATTGCCTTTAGAAAACAAAAGGCGCAATGTTTCTGAAAAACCTTATCATGGTTATCTTGGACCAACTTCAGCGAGGTCATCAATCTTCGAGAGCCTAGGCATAGTTGAACCTAGTATCTACGATATGGTCGAAAACTTCACCAATGTCTTGTGGCCTGAAGGGAACATAAAAATCAG CAAAACTGTGCATTTATTCTCTGAACCAGTGCTGGAATTAGGTCAAATGGTAAGGAGGATGATTGTGGAGAGCTTGGGTGTTGAGAAATACTTGGATGAGCATATAAACTCAACATACAATCTTCTCAGGGTCGCCAAATATGAGGCACCCCAAACTACAGAGAAAAAGACAGGGCTCATGGCTCACACAGACAAGAACATAACAAGCATACTGTACCAAAATGAGGTGGATGGGTTAGAGATACAAACCAAAGATGGAGAATGGATCCCTGTGAAGCTTTCACCAGATTCATTTTTAATCATAATCGGAGAATCTTTCAAT GCTTGGACAAATGGTCGACTGTATAGCCCATACCATCGCGTTATGCTGAGTGGAAGCAAGACAAGGTACTCTGCTGCGTTCTTTTCAGTCCCAAAGGAAGGCTACATAATAAAAGCCTTGGAAGAGCTAGTGGACGAAGACCACCCCTTGCTGTATAAGCCTTTTGATTACAGTGACTATCTTAATCGCCGTTTTGCAGATGATGGGAAGAGCAAATCCATACCTGCTCTGAAGAATTATTTTGGTAATGGTATCTGA